Genomic window (Helicoverpa zea isolate HzStark_Cry1AcR chromosome 9, ilHelZeax1.1, whole genome shotgun sequence):
GGCttagcagatgatgatgaatattttgttttggaagATTGTAAGTTCTTATAAGTGCATGTTCAAACAAGACTAAATGAATATTATCTATTACTCAGAAATTCTTGATTACACAATGACATATAAACACTGATAACTTACAGAATATTAAATAGGGAAAAAccagcaaacagacaaacaaattaataatgtttgtaCAGATATTTCTGGGTTCTACTTATTTAAAGCAAAGTCAAACTAAGTTTACTGCTACTACTACTACTGAAATTCTAGGAATttactatttaattttgtagtttTCTACTAAgaataggaaaaaatattttgattggataaaaaatctaattgtGTAACGATAAGGATTCACAAAATTAGTGGTTAAAAATTCTTGAATTATATCACTAGATTTTTTCCTTTCTGGCACATGAGAACTGACTCATTGGAATCCAATAAAAACTAATTGTTCCTTCctatccgtcagttgcacaatgctccattaaagttaaaacttgtttaaatctattgctgactcttgctttgtcaacaagataaaaggtgtcagcaatagatttaaagaagccttaactttaatggagcttcgtgcaactgacggtatgaCACAGATGTCCTGCTGgtgcaaaaataatttgattacaGAAGATCTTGTCCTTCCAtgcttcggaaggcacgataaattggtggtcTAGCTGTCATTGAGACATCTGTGACAGTCATTCGGGTAGTCAGTCCCTCCTTATAAAACACCGGTACTGAGCTGGTACTAAGTCCAGATAAACTGGGATCCTACctacatagtttggaaaagaaAAACTTCTTGACTTTGTTATCATATAAGTAATGGGAAGTTTCCCCCCAGATGTCCGTACCTGCACCGCACGGCGGGCGACACGGAGCGGCGCTACCACCTGCGCTACTACAAGACGTGCATGTGCGTGCACGACACGGACGCGCGCGGGCTGTGCACCAAGAACGGCGCGCACTGCGCCTTCGCGCACGGCGCGCCCGACCTGCGCCCGCCCGTGCTCGACGTGCGCGAGCTGCAGGCGCTCGACAACCCCGACGCCGCCGACGCCGACGCCGCCGCGCCCAACGCCTTAGATAGAGAAAGAAATCTACAGAATGAAGACCCTAAGTGGCAaggtatacttacttatttgtGCTGTGGTTTTGTATTTTCTGTACATTAtctaacaaaaatgtttttgcttTCAGATACAAATTATGTACTATCATCATATAAAACGGAGCCGTGTAAAAGACCACCTAGGTTATGTAGACAAGGATATGCATGTCCCCAATATCACAATAGTAAAGTGAGTATCATAAGCCAAACTTGgaattgaaattaaatgaattCATAAAGAATTAGGTTTTTAATCATGACTTCTTTGTTACAGGATAAACGTAGATCACCGCGTAAATATAAGTATCGTAGTACCCCGTGCCCTAACGTGAAACACGGCGAGGAGTGGGGGGAGCCTAGTAATTGTGAAGCGGGCGACGGGTGCGGCTACTGTCATACACGCACAGAGCAGCAGTTCCACCCCGAGATCTACAAGTCCACCAAGTGCAATGACGTGCAGCAGGCCGGCTACTGCCCGCGCGGCCTCTTCTGTGCCTTCGCGCACGTCGAGCGTGAGTACTTACTAATAACAGAAGCAATATTTGCTGCTTTCGGAAAGCGTCACCTTTATTAGTAGTGTTTAGAATATCGTTTcacattgattttgatttgtgtAGCTGAGGAGCTGGGAGCGCGCGAACTAGCGGGCGCGCTGGACTGCGGCACCAGCCTCGCCGACCTGCTGTCCTCCGCGCTGCCGCCCGACAAGAAGCCCGAGCGAGCCGCGTCCCCCGCGCCGCACGCGCTGGCGCCGCTCAGCAACGGCTCCGGCGACGGCTCCGAGTGCGCCTCCACGTCGTCCGGCGGCTCCGCGCCCCGCGCCGCAGCGCCGGACCTCAAGCCCGCGCCCGCCTGGCCCGCGCGCGCCACCTTCGACGCCGCCGTGCTGCACGACGTGGTGGGCAACGCGCTCGACGACCTGCACCTCGACGACCCGCTCAACCTGGTGGCCGCGCTCGACCGCGACCTGGCCGACGGCGACGGCCTGCTGTCCGGCTCCGCGCCCGTCAACATCCCGCAGCGACCCACCTTGCGCGGCTTCAGCCCGCCCGCCGCCGGCTCGCCTCTGCCGCCCTTCCTGCGCTACGCTAACGACGCCGAGCGCCTGTTCAACTCGCACGCCATCAAGGCGGGCAGcttcggcggcggcggcggcggcccgtTCGAGTTCGCGGCGGCGTCGCCGTCGGGCCCGGCGGAGCTGTCGCGGCTGCGCGAGGAGGTGGTGGCGTCGCGCGCGGCGGTGGCGCGGTGGGACGAGCGCATCGCGCAGGCGCGCTCGGCGTGCGAGGCGTGGAAGCGCGAGGCGGACgaggcggcgcgcgcggcggcgcTGGCCGAGCGCCAGCGCGACGAGGCGCGGCAGCACGCGCTGTCGCTGCGGCGCGAGCTGGACGCGGCGCGGGCGGCCCTGGCGCCGCGCCGCGACCTGCGCGGGCTGCCGCTCACGGCGCTCAAGGCGCTGCAGGCGCAGGCGCGGCTGGAGCTGGAGGACATCGAGAAGGTGCTGTACCTGGAGACGGCCACCAAGTGCATGGTGTGCGAGGAGCAGCCGCGCAGCGTCACGCTGGCGCCGTGCAACCACTACGTGCTGTGCGACGCCTGCGCCGCCACCACCGCCGAGTGCCCCTACTGTCAGACGCCTGTGCAGCATCATCAGTAGCCGCAGCCTCTCTACCGACATCTTTCTGATTGAGGTTGCACTATCTATTTAGAAATCATCTTGAGGCCTAGGCTACTAGGTAATCTTCTAAATGGCGACGCTGAACTATCACGTCGGGTCAGTCCGAGAAACTAAATCCTTATTCACCAATTGATATACTATTAATCAAACTACGACTAAAGTTGAATATCTTCATTGTTGACTTATCATGTTCACCTGCTCACCAAAGTTGCAGATAATTATATTATGGAGAAATATACTACCTTCGTTGGTATATATTATTATCAGATTGATTGATATTTATAACTGACATATATACTAGAACATAATGTTATGGATATAATGCTTTTGatgttaacatttttgtttattagcCTCTCGTGTTAGTGGACTGTTGCTTTTACTCGTACAGatacaacaaaatatatattataggtatttatgAGGTTTTATCTTGAAAATTAACCTTTGTGGTTATGCTTTCACCAATTATCGTAGATGTTAAGAAAATTTTGTATCGATTTGGATATTCTCATTGTGACTCAATTTATATGTaagttatatattatatattgataTTGATGGAAGCACGGCCATGAATATATTAGTGATTATAAGTATCGGAGAATATTAAAGTGTAGTATTTAGTTTTATACAGATATCTACAAatcattttacatattcagatTAGAATAATTATAATGGTGTACTGACAGTGTAACACGGCTATTGAGTGTGGCTTGTATCGGCTTGCTCGTGATTATCGCATTACATCATTTTCACTAATAACTAGCTATCTAAGGACcaaatttttctattaaaatattgaaattacgaATAGTAGTTGAGTAGGCGCGTGAGTGCCCTCTATAGATCGAACGACTCTAACTGCTTTACATATTTGCCTAGATGCCCCACGTTTGAGAAGccgtatatatttttgtagacACTAAATTTAGCGCTTCACTAAAGAGATTTTCATGATCATCTCTAAAAGAAGTACTGAATAATTCATAATCGATTTCTATCAagcgtgttttccgctttttgCGATTAAAAGAATCTTATATAGTTATAAACTTTTGTTGTACTCGCGACCTCTAGCGGCGGCGTGAACGAATGAACTTTCTCGACGGACAAATGATTGTGTTTGTAGAAGGTCTATCTAATACAAGACAAGATAATGCTATAATTAGAGTAGTAGAAGTACATTTATGGTATTATAAGTTGTACTAAATCTATTGATAATGTGACAAGACAAGAATGTTTCAACGACATATTCTATATCGTGTCTGTATTGGATGTAAGCGACTGAAGTTAGTAGCAGTCTAGTGCGCGCTAGACTGACGAGATAGGGTATTGAAGAATGTAAGGTAAAGTATAAGCTGTCGGTAGATGTATGtagttttattgttaaataatgtCATGACACTAATCTGCCGCCGCTAGAGTTCGCCCGTAAAAGTAGATTTATTATACAAACGTAGCGCATTTTATGTTAACATTCCCAAATAATCACtagatattatatttatattaaagtatCCCTATCATTATCTTTCTCAGTATAGAGGAGTAACTGAATTATTGCAGGATATACCCAAATTTTTAACTTATTTCCTTTTTACAATTTCGTTTCATTCAAATAGTATCAGGATTTTAATAAACTTGAGCACAtttaaagcatttatttatctttttactaGACGTTACAAGTAAATGGACggatatttcaataaataattaaataatgtcaataaataaaattttgttattcCGCCATGGGAAAATCATCAACTTCACGAAGATATACTCAGCCTAGTTGTTGCTTAATAAACGTTATTAATTCTTATGAGcatttattttccatttttgtTCTCGGTATCAAATCTTGGACAACTGGTCATCATACAAAAGGAAGTGAGTTGTGACTTTGTGATGAGATCTTTTATATTGTTCAACTTATTCTTGTTCCATGGCGGGAGAACTACTGAGCATTTCCATGAGATTATGTTATTTTGTCTATCAATAATACAGTTGTAAGAGTATTTTCATTCGGGTTTCTTGTATTCTTTCAACTATGGGCTCACTAGATGGGTAGATTTGCGTTTAACCTCAGATTTTAGGAAGCGTATTTCAATCTATGACTATTTATTGAGACttgaagcaataaataaaattaaccgCGGTTAGACGCAGGTCGActaaggtatttaaaaataataagaaaaatcaTAGAAACACAAGcgaaaatatttcttagaaaagttttaaaattgaatCGTTTCATCTCCAAGTTTTACCTTCGAGACTTTAATACGAATTGTTATTAATACCACTACTGTTATTAATACGAGTTTCCTACGACACGTTTtagaaatacttatttttatttatattttactacattGACCATCTGATAGTCATGGACGCACGTGGCTGTGCCGACTATGGAGACAATTTTGTCATAATGATGTATTTCAAATAACATAATCAGCAAAGCTATGATTGTCTAAGTTCATAACGCCGTAAAAACATCCAAAATGGATCATACATTTGTTAAAAGGACGAGAAActtatatttacctatttagtTTTCTGTATGAATgagacaataataataaatacgacgGGTCTCTTGATTTCGGCCGGCCATTACCCACGTGGCAatcagaattaaatatttatactatgaaactttaatgttttttttttgtatgaatataatattgtaatagtaATAACAAATTTAACTTAGATATATAACTTAGATTTAAGTAGTGTTTTCAAATTGTAATGGACATTGTTTTAAGTGTGTAGAAGCGTCTTGTATCGTAAACAGAAGCAATATGACCACAGCCGCCTTTTATAATATTCAGATATATACAATGTTACACGGCATGGAGTGCAACGGAGACGCATGTACCCTTCAAGTGTGCACACAACGCAAGTGACTGACTAGTAGTAGAGCTGATTGATGTATGTAGTTAAATACTATCCTTTAAAACTTATCAGTGTGTCTTTCCCATTACCACTCATTTGTTAGTTATTATAGCGTTGCTTGGCTTTCAAacttatagtatttttatcttaaatagCTACCCCCCAAATCCAAGATGGCTTAACATGGCGTCTCCGTTGCGGTCCGCAGCCCTTATACAATTATGTCGACACGGCACATTTTGTGTACTCAAATTAAATAAGATCTTACTGAATTAGGCTTTGAATCTTGTTTGATTAGGTTAGTAGACATCGGGAATAATCGTTGCGTCAGTATTTTTAATGAAGTCATATT
Coding sequences:
- the LOC124633011 gene encoding RING finger protein unkempt isoform X2, whose translation is MPSESKPLLAAQTEKPNHYKYLKEFRVEQCPSFLQHKCTQHRPFTCFHWHFNNQRRRRPVRKRDGTFNYSADNYCTKYNETSGICEDGDECPYLHRTAGDTERRYHLRYYKTCMCVHDTDARGLCTKNGAHCAFAHGAPDLRPPVLDVRELQALDNPDAADADAAAPNALDRERNLQNEDPKWQDTNYVLSSYKTEPCKRPPRLCRQGYACPQYHNSKDKRRSPRKYKYRSTPCPNVKHGEEWGEPSNCEAGDGCGYCHTRTEQQFHPEIYKSTKCNDVQQAGYCPRGLFCAFAHVEPEELGARELAGALDCGTSLADLLSSALPPDKKPERAASPAPHALAPLSNGSGDGSECASTSSGGSAPRAAAPDLKPAPAWPARATFDAAVLHDVVGNALDDLHLDDPLNLVAALDRDLADGDGLLSGSAPVNIPQRPTLRGFSPPAAGSPLPPFLRYANDAERLFNSHAIKAGSFGGGGGGPFEFAAASPSGPAELSRLREEVVASRAAVARWDERIAQARSACEAWKREADEAARAAALAERQRDEARQHALSLRRELDAARAALAPRRDLRGLPLTALKALQAQARLELEDIEKVLYLETATKCMVCEEQPRSVTLAPCNHYVLCDACAATTAECPYCQTPVQHHQ
- the LOC124633011 gene encoding RING finger protein unkempt isoform X1 encodes the protein MPSESKPLLAAQTEKPNHYNSESTILCSRYLKEFRVEQCPSFLQHKCTQHRPFTCFHWHFNNQRRRRPVRKRDGTFNYSADNYCTKYNETSGICEDGDECPYLHRTAGDTERRYHLRYYKTCMCVHDTDARGLCTKNGAHCAFAHGAPDLRPPVLDVRELQALDNPDAADADAAAPNALDRERNLQNEDPKWQDTNYVLSSYKTEPCKRPPRLCRQGYACPQYHNSKDKRRSPRKYKYRSTPCPNVKHGEEWGEPSNCEAGDGCGYCHTRTEQQFHPEIYKSTKCNDVQQAGYCPRGLFCAFAHVEPEELGARELAGALDCGTSLADLLSSALPPDKKPERAASPAPHALAPLSNGSGDGSECASTSSGGSAPRAAAPDLKPAPAWPARATFDAAVLHDVVGNALDDLHLDDPLNLVAALDRDLADGDGLLSGSAPVNIPQRPTLRGFSPPAAGSPLPPFLRYANDAERLFNSHAIKAGSFGGGGGGPFEFAAASPSGPAELSRLREEVVASRAAVARWDERIAQARSACEAWKREADEAARAAALAERQRDEARQHALSLRRELDAARAALAPRRDLRGLPLTALKALQAQARLELEDIEKVLYLETATKCMVCEEQPRSVTLAPCNHYVLCDACAATTAECPYCQTPVQHHQ